A portion of the Punica granatum isolate Tunisia-2019 chromosome 7, ASM765513v2, whole genome shotgun sequence genome contains these proteins:
- the LOC116212620 gene encoding RNA pseudouridine synthase 7-like isoform X2 — MAMEIVWQTPANPPEPQDYIFRNGRRLVRPYYFEFISHVKNRWAGKTVVDFFAHEFKGRPYDYYVSAVNCGRIRVDGEMVPVSYILKPSQKISHFLHSYSPRTRCRDRMQAANCSSVHRLDRLVSGLLILARTSSKAEIFRQQIEGGMVKKQYIAKVIGIFPENEVVINVNIDYNAREGRSTAEEGNPCSDSPSKGKPASTKFTRIGTNGRHSLVLCEPITGRTHQIRVHLQYVGHPIANDSLYLSEQGVNRSSGGTTADRAAANSCLNSEADLVCPREYEEECREDFSIDPMCTHCPGLAPKGYGGDEEGLWLHCVRYSGPGWVYECPYPHWAILL; from the exons ATGGCGATGGAGATTGTTTGGCAGACACCGGCCAACCCTCCGGAGCCTCAAGATTACATCTTCCGAAATG GGAGGCGTCTCGTGAGACCCTACTATTTTGAGTTCATCTCCCAT GTTAAGAATCGGTGGGCTGGCAAAACCGTTGTCGACTTCTTCGCCCATGAATTCAAAGGCCGACCCTATGATTACTAT GTTAGTGCGGTGAACTGCGGGCGGATTCGGGTTGATGGGGAGATGGTGCCTGTCTCCTATATCCTCAAGCCCTCACAAAAGATAAGCCACTTCTTGCACAG TTATTCTCCAAGAACCCGATGTCGTGACCGTATGCAAGCCGCCAACTGTTCCT CTGTTCATCGGTTGGATCGACTAGTATCAGGGCTGCTGATCTTGGCCAGGACTTCCTCAAAGGCTGAAATTTTTAGGCAACAG ATTGAAGGTGGAATGGTGAAGAAACAGTATATCGCAAAGGTTATTGGGATATTTCCTGAGAATGAG gTAGTGATTAATGTGAACATAGATTATAATGCTCGAGAAGGAAGGAGCACAGCCGAG GAGGGTAACCCTTGCAGTGACAGTCCTTCAAAAGGGAAGCCTGCTTCTACAAAGtttacaaggattggcactaATGGAAGGCACAGTCTTGTCTTGTGTGAACCAATCACTGGCCGTACGCATCAG ATACGAGTACACCTGCAGTACGTGGGGCACCCAATCGCGAACGATTCGCTCTACCTATCAGAGCAAGGAGTGAATCGTTCATCTGGAGGAACCACCGCAGATAGAGCTGCTGCTAACAGTTGTTTGAATTCCGAAGCTGATCTGGTTTGTCCCAGAGAGTATGAAGAGGAATGCCGTGAGGACTTCAGCATTGACCCTATGTGCACCCACTGTCCCGGGTTGGCTCCAAAGGG GTACGGGGGCGATGAAGAGGGATTGTGGCTACATTGTGTTCGATACAGCGGGCCTGGGTGGGTTTATGAATGCCCTTATCCACATTGGGCCATCCTTCTTTGA
- the LOC116212620 gene encoding RNA pseudouridine synthase 7-like isoform X1 — translation MAMEIVWQTPANPPEPQDYIFRNGRRLVRPYYFEFISHVKNRWAGKTVVDFFAHEFKGRPYDYYVSAVNCGRIRVDGEMVPVSYILKPSQKISHFLHRHEPPVLAFDVSVILQEPDVVTVCKPPTVPVHPCGQYRKSTVVGILQAEHGLAPLFPVHRLDRLVSGLLILARTSSKAEIFRQQIEGGMVKKQYIAKVIGIFPENEVVINVNIDYNAREGRSTAEEGNPCSDSPSKGKPASTKFTRIGTNGRHSLVLCEPITGRTHQIRVHLQYVGHPIANDSLYLSEQGVNRSSGGTTADRAAANSCLNSEADLVCPREYEEECREDFSIDPMCTHCPGLAPKGYGGDEEGLWLHCVRYSGPGWVYECPYPHWAILL, via the exons ATGGCGATGGAGATTGTTTGGCAGACACCGGCCAACCCTCCGGAGCCTCAAGATTACATCTTCCGAAATG GGAGGCGTCTCGTGAGACCCTACTATTTTGAGTTCATCTCCCAT GTTAAGAATCGGTGGGCTGGCAAAACCGTTGTCGACTTCTTCGCCCATGAATTCAAAGGCCGACCCTATGATTACTAT GTTAGTGCGGTGAACTGCGGGCGGATTCGGGTTGATGGGGAGATGGTGCCTGTCTCCTATATCCTCAAGCCCTCACAAAAGATAAGCCACTTCTTGCACAG GCATGAACCACCGGTTTTGGCATTCGATGTTTCAGTTATTCTCCAAGAACCCGATGTCGTGACCGTATGCAAGCCGCCAACTGTTCCT GTGCATCCATGTGGTCAGTATCGCAAGAGCACTGTTGTTGGCATCCTTCAGGCTGAACATGGCTTAGCACCTCTTTTTC CTGTTCATCGGTTGGATCGACTAGTATCAGGGCTGCTGATCTTGGCCAGGACTTCCTCAAAGGCTGAAATTTTTAGGCAACAG ATTGAAGGTGGAATGGTGAAGAAACAGTATATCGCAAAGGTTATTGGGATATTTCCTGAGAATGAG gTAGTGATTAATGTGAACATAGATTATAATGCTCGAGAAGGAAGGAGCACAGCCGAG GAGGGTAACCCTTGCAGTGACAGTCCTTCAAAAGGGAAGCCTGCTTCTACAAAGtttacaaggattggcactaATGGAAGGCACAGTCTTGTCTTGTGTGAACCAATCACTGGCCGTACGCATCAG ATACGAGTACACCTGCAGTACGTGGGGCACCCAATCGCGAACGATTCGCTCTACCTATCAGAGCAAGGAGTGAATCGTTCATCTGGAGGAACCACCGCAGATAGAGCTGCTGCTAACAGTTGTTTGAATTCCGAAGCTGATCTGGTTTGTCCCAGAGAGTATGAAGAGGAATGCCGTGAGGACTTCAGCATTGACCCTATGTGCACCCACTGTCCCGGGTTGGCTCCAAAGGG GTACGGGGGCGATGAAGAGGGATTGTGGCTACATTGTGTTCGATACAGCGGGCCTGGGTGGGTTTATGAATGCCCTTATCCACATTGGGCCATCCTTCTTTGA
- the LOC116213667 gene encoding LOW QUALITY PROTEIN: calcium-transporting ATPase 12, plasma membrane-type-like (The sequence of the model RefSeq protein was modified relative to this genomic sequence to represent the inferred CDS: deleted 2 bases in 1 codon): MPSLMSEYSAKWHLPAVTIYMTWAIANLTNHNSRAMSQNTISSRRRVMECSYRTQRLEWCSFAQRRWVEASSAISTSSTITATPRHLMCPVVIPLILIASSTATTMTATTTTGMATPSNNTPSSGLSLCLQCRWRIGCWNRVGFWIKLFKSLLLMCELGSKSLEAAINVGKEIMGEEKSGEQRFPNNVIFLIQGNCNQIGDIRSGDGSVVGVQDLGSKARLCSNGGGGRRRKWIGIDHNDPNTTTLNIDHNDPNTTTLSIDQANLLKAVLVKSTSFTSLSIDHNDPNTTTLNMNQVELTRLVKEKDLDWIHKLGGVEAVASALETDISAGITGDPQDVYIRQRAFGSNTWQKPPAKGLFHFVVQALKEQMILILLIQEHGVHDGWYDGGSIFVTVLLVIGIYSLRNFRQSRQLEQLSRVSDNIIQIEVVRNSRHQQVSLFDIVVGDIVCLKIGDKVPADGLFLEGHALFVDQSSMTGESDLVEVNGSSNPFLESGTKVADGWARMIVTSVGKNTVWGETMSCDNTEQTPLQVRLNMLTSTIDKVGLAVAFLLLIVLLIRYFTGTPTSENGNPQFVSGVSTADHIVKDVVGIVAVALKIIVVGIPEGLQLAVKLTLGYSRKSMMDDQAMVRKFSACETMGSATTICTHKTGILTLNQMKVAKFWVREDSVTDSGYSSVSKCILDLIREGVALNTTGSVFRGSSGSEFEFSGSPIEKALLSWAVLELNMDMEEEKQKHATLRLKAFNSQKKRSGVLLRNKADGSVHIHWKGAAEMVLAMCSSYYYASGVLRDLDDEEMRKIENVIQGMVATSLRCIAFAHKETSETQLEEDGLTLLGLVGIEDPCCPQSKGAVQACEEAGVTIKLITGDNVFTAMAVAAECGILGPGEGLFTGAVVEGGEFRNYTREERLAKVEKIRVMARSSPSDKLLMVQCLKQKGHVVAVTGDGAKDVRALKEADIGLSIGIQSTQVAKESSDLVILDDNFGSVVSALRWGRCMDNNMQKVIQFQLTLRMRLETDLNVAAVVVNFVAAVSTGHIPFITAHLLWANLIMNTLGALALATEPPTRELMEKPPVGRTEPLITKIMWRNIAAQAAYQVAVLLTLLFMGESIFNISKETNRTLIFNVFVLCQVFNEFNARKLEKKNVFEGIHRNKHFVGIIIITIALQAVMVEFLKGFANPKRLTWGQWGVCIGIGALSWPIGFSIKFIPVPEKPIFSYLKVLTKKLSVRKY, from the exons TATGACCTGGGCTATTGCAAATCTGACAAATCACAACAGCAGGGCCATGTCCCAAAATACCATCAGTAGCAGACGGAGAGTTATGGAATGCTCTTACCGAACCCAAAGACTGGAGTGGTGCAGCTTTGCCCAAAGAAGATGGGTAGAAGCTTCCTCTGCCATATCCACCTCTTCCACCATTACCGCGACCCCCAGACACCTGATGTGTCCAGTTGTTATTCCACTGATTTTGATTGCGTCCTCCACGGCCACGACCATGACCGCCACGACCACCACGGGCATGGCCACCCCCTCGAACAACACTCCCTCGAGCGGGTTGAGTCTGTGCCTGCAGTGCCGTTGGAGGATTGGGTGCTGGAACAGAGTTGGATTCTGGATAAAATTGTTTAAGTCTCTTCTCCTGATGTGTGAGCTTGGTTCGAAGAGTCTCGAAG CTGCCATCAACGTAGGAAAAGAGATCATGGGAGAGGAGAAAAGTGGAGAACAAAGATTTCcaaataatgtaatttttctGATTCAGGGTAATTGTAATCAGATTGGTGATATTAGGAGTGGTGATGGTTCCGTTGTTGGTGTGCAGGATCTGGGCAGTAAAGCTCGGTTGTGCAGCAATGGTGGTGGAGGtcgaagaagaaaatggaTTGG CATCGACCATAACGACCCTAACACCACCACCCTCAACATCGACCATAACGACCCTAACACCACTACCCTCAGCATCGACCAGGCGAACCTCCTGAAGGCCGTCCTGGTCAAATCCACCTCCTTCACCTCCCTATCCATCGACCATAACGACCCTAACACCACCACCCTCAACATGAACCAGGTGGAGCTTACCAGACTCGTGAAGGAAAAAGACCTTGACTGGATCCATAAACTCGGTGGGGTTGAAGCTGTGGCATCAGCCCTTGAGACCGACATTTCTGCCGGAATCACCGGAGACCCCCAGGATGTTTACATAAGACAGAGAGCATTCGGCTCTAACACTTGGCAGAAGCCACCGGCTAAAGGCCTCTTCCATTTTGTTGTGCAGGCGCTCAAGGAACAGATGATACTGATCCTCCTGATCCAAGAGCATGGAGTCCACGATGG GTGGTACGACGGTGGAAGTATCTTCGTGACTGTACTTCTGGTCATTGGGATTTATTCCCTCAGAAACTTTAGGCAGAGCAGGCAGTTGGAGCAGCTTTCAAGGGTCAGTGACAATATTATCCAGATCGAGGTTGTCAGGAATTCTCGGCACCAGCAGGTTTCATTATTTGATATCGTTGTTGGTGACATAGTTTGCTTGAAGATCGGAGATAAGGTTCCAGCAGATGGGTTGTTCTTGGAAGGGCATGCGCTGTTTGTGGATCAATCGAGCATGACCGGGGAGAGCGATCTTGTGGAGGTGAACGGGAGCTCGAATCCGTTCCTTGAGTCGGGTACGAAGGTTGCTGACGGCTGGGCAAGGATGATCGTCACATCCGTAGGGAAGAACACAGTGTGGGGCGAGACCATGAGCTGTGACAACACCGAGCAGACTCCGCTGCAG GTCCGGCTTAACATGCTCACATCAACAATCGACAAAGTTGGCCTTGCAGTTGCTTTCCTATTGCTCATCGTCCTCTTGATCCGGTACTTCACTGGAACG CCCACAAGTGAGAATGGGAACCCGCAGTTTGTAAGTGGGGTTTCCACAGCTGACCATATAGTGAAAGATGTGGTGGGGATTGTGGCAGTGGCACTCAAGATCATCGTGGTGGGTATCCCGGAAGGCCTACAACTGGCAGTCAAGCTCACGCTGGGCTATTCGAGGAAGAGCATGATGGATGATCAGGCGATGGTGAGGAAGTTCTCTGCTTGTGAGACTATGGGGTCTGCCACGACAATCTGCACCCATAAAACCGGCATCCTCACACTGAACCAGATGAAGGTCGCGAAGTTCTGGGTCAGGGAAGATTCTGTCACCGATAGCGGGTACTCCTCAGTTTCTAAATGCATTCTCGATTTGATCCGGGAAGGGGTTGCTTTGAACACAACAGGTAGTGTCTTTCGGGGTTCTTCCGGATCAGAGTTCGAGTTCTCAGGCAGTCCGATCGAGAAGGCTTTACTGTCATGGGCAGTCCTGGAGCTGAACATGGACATGGAAGAGGAGAAGCAGAAGCACGCAACTCTCCGCCTCAAGGCATTCAATTCACAGAAGAAGCGGAGCGGGGTCCTCCTCCGGAACAAGGCAGATGGTTCGGTGCACATACACTGGAAAGGAGCCGCAGAGATGGTCCTGGCAATGTGCTCGAGCTACTACTATGCATCCGGAGTTCTGAGAGACCTGGATGATGAGGAGATGAGGAAGATCGAGAATGTCATTCAGGGCATGGTTGCAACGAGCCTAAGATGCATCGCCTTTGCTCACAAAGAAACCTCGGAGACGCAGCTGGAAGAAGATGGATTGACATTACTTGGACTCGTCGGAATTGAGGACCCATGTTGTCCTCAGAGTAAGGGGGCGGTCCAGGCTTGCGAGGAAGCTGGAGTTACTATCAAGTTGATTACTGGCGACAATGTCTTCACAGCTATGGCCGTCGCGGCAGAGTGCGGGATACTTGGACCAGGTGAGGGTTTGTTTACTGGAGCCGTTGTAGAGGGGGGCGAGTTCCGGAACTATACCCGGGAGGAGAGGCTAGCGAAGGTTGAAAAGATTCGAGTGATGGCGAGATCGTCTCCGTCCGATAAACTTCTCATGGTGCAATGCTTGAAGCAAAAGGGCCACGTGGTGGCAGTCACGGGCGATGGAGCAAAAGATGTGCGGGCATTGAAAGAAGCTGATATCGGGCTCTCGATAGGGATCCAAAGCACTCAGGTTGCCAAGGAGAGCTCGGACCTCGTGATCTTAGATGATAATTTTGGGTCCGTGGTGTCGGCACTGAGGTGGGGAAGATGCATGGATAATAACATGCAGAAGGTCATACAGTTCCAGCTGACACTAAGGATGCGTTTGGAAAcaga CCTAAATGTTGCAGCCGTCGTGGTCAACTTCGTGGCGGCAGTTTCAACGGGCCACATCCCATTTATTACGGCTCATCTGCTGTGGGCGAACCTGATCATGAACACTCTGGGTGCTCTTGCACTGGCTACTGAACCTCCCACGAGGGAGCTGATGGAAAAGCCGCCTGTGGGGCGGACCGAGCCGCTCATAACCAAAATCATGTGGCGGAACATAGCAGCCCAGGCAGCCTACCAAGTTGCAGTCCTCCTGACCCTCCTATTCATGGGCGAGTCGATCTTCAACATCTCCAAGGAGACCAACAGGACCCTAATATTCAACGTGTTCGTGCTATGCCAGGTGTTTAACGAATTCAACGCGAGGAAGCTAGAGAAGAAGAACGTGTTCGAGGGCATTCACCGGAACAAGCACTTCGTTGGGATTATAATCATCACGATTGCTCTGCAAGCAGTGATGGTGGAATTCCTCAAGGGGTTTGCGAACCCGAAGAGGTTGACGTGGGGCCAGTGGGGAGTGTGCATCGGCATAGGGGCTTTATCTTGGCCTATCGGCTTCAGCATTAAGTTCATACCGGTTCCTGAGAAACCAATATTCAGCTACCTGAAGGTGCTGACGAAGAAGTTAAGTGTGAGAAAATATTAA